In the Mya arenaria isolate MELC-2E11 chromosome 11, ASM2691426v1 genome, one interval contains:
- the LOC128207454 gene encoding uncharacterized protein LOC128207454, with translation MKIKYGWAYFLSVSLVASALAQPTDKIESGTTDGGIIAPATGGIWNFLYGQGMSPDQQRNIGLIEEFVTFSDDYTTEQSMTQSSSSDNSATEASATQQYPDAINKNTNEISPDTMPPEEFAKWLNSIEPGRTQKPTETETSVNIDHANPEEFPPDKFRNWLESKTPRPVSAIETHHRTKAVDKQTGLSRNMIIVISTAGGTACFCIILIASVFCLKRKKVTKTVEDVDYKNFTVKTLHPLSVTGKTSDLFMGIPANNEIWKDLQTLPKSSSNTSLSDSEKK, from the exons atgaaaattaaatatggATGGGCCTATTTCTTATCA GTGTCACTGGTAGCCTCAGCGCTCGCTCAACCAACGGACAAAATTGAAAGCGGCACCACAGATGGCGGAATCATTGCCCCGGCCACGGGTGGCATATGGAACTTCCTGTACGGTCAAGGAATGTCTCCAGATCAACAAAGGAACATCGGTTTGATTGAAGAGTTCGTAACTTTTTCGGATGATTATACTACGGAGCAGAGTATGACCCAATCAAGTAGTTCTGACAACTCTGCAACAGAGGCATCAGCAACTCAACAATACCCTGATGCgattaataaaaacacaaacgaAATCAGTCCTGACACTATGCCGCCAGAGGAGTTTGCGAAATGGTTGAACAGTATCGAGCCTGGTAGAACGCAGAAGCCCACAGAAACCGAGACCTCAGTCAATATTGATCATGCCAACCCCGAAGAATTTCCTCCAGATAAATTTCGAAATTGGCTCGAGTCAAAGACACCTCGCCCGGTCAGTGCAATTGAAACTCACCATCGGACGAAGGCGGTTGATAAACAGACTGGGTTGTCAAGAAACATGATCATCGTCATCTCAACGGCAGGCGGCACCGCATGCTTCTGCATTATACTCATAGCATCTGTGTTCTGTCTTAAACGGAAAAAGGTCACCAAAACAGTTGAGGATGTGGACTACAAGAACTTCACAGTAAAAACCCTACACCCGCTCTCAGTGACAGGCAAGACCTCAGACTTGTTCATGGGTATCCCGGCAAACAACGAAATCTGGAAGGATTTGCAGACATTACCCAAGTCTTCTTCAAACACGTCTTTGTCAGAttcagaaaagaaataa
- the LOC128207916 gene encoding 52 kDa repressor of the inhibitor of the protein kinase-like: MAAEIYAEYSPDLECDEETFVRECKRWIAKWTTTSPAEYPDLETSLRVATEASYPNIRLCMMVLMCMPVSTATAERSFSTMRRVKTYLRNTMTAERLSGLELLNIYQERDINAEHVVDVFARRKDRRLALVVKV, translated from the coding sequence ATGGCCGCAGAGATTTATGCAGAGTACAGTCCAGACTTAGAGTGTGACGAGGAGACGTTTGTCCGGGAGTGTAAAAGATGGATTGCTAAATGGACCACAACATCCCCAGCTGAGTATCCAGACCTGGAAACATCTTTGCGAGTGGCCACTGAGGCATCATATCCAAACATAAGACTTTGCATGATGGTGTTGATGTGCATGCCCGTTTCAACAGCTACGGCAGAGCGGTCCTTCTCCACGATGAGGAGAGTCAAGACGTACCTCCGCAACACGATGACCGCCGAGAGGCTTTCAGGGCTTGAGCTTCTTAACATTTATCAAGAGCGAGATATCAACGCTGAGCACGTAGTGGATGTTTTTGCACGTAGAAAAGACCGTCGGCTGGCGTTAGTGGTCAAAGTTTAA
- the LOC128208306 gene encoding uncharacterized protein LOC128208306 — MSGIRRGVQARIQQRIPGAVYTHCKAHCLNLAIFHASKEMYARNMMATVQQIAFAFNYSVKRLLRFQENLDNDEVARVEMDKRTKLQSLCETRWAARADALHTFLCSFRVVVSSLDELASDYGDSKAAGYSRSIQNFEFITTLVAVEHALSGLVHLSKLLQKKTCDFLEATEEARVVVAMLESERNDPTVLDNLCEKAVSLARDIGVEPSIPRGPGRQANRPNAPAATPTEYWKVNRFLPFIDHLVVELTTRLLKPHGRFTAQYLLPTKVAFHSSFFDEIKYVISMKILGSA, encoded by the exons ATGTCCGGTATCCGAAGAGGCGTACAGGCAAGGATCCAACAGCGTATTCCTGGGGCTGTGTACACCCACTGCAAAGCCCACTGCCTCAACCTGGCTATTTTCCACGCATCAAAAGAAATGTATGCAAGGAACATGATGGCTACCGTACAACAAATAGCGTTTGCTTTTAACTACTCCGTTAAACGCCTCCTTCGCTTCCAGGAAAACCTTGACAACGATGAAGTTGCCCGTGTCGAGATGGATAAGCGCACTAAACTGCAATCTCTGTGCGAGACCCGCTGGGCAGCTAGGGCGGATGCTTTGCACACTTTCCTATGCTCATTTAG AGTTGTTGTCAGTTCCTTGGACGAACTCGCTAGCGACTATGGTGACAGCAAAGCCGCGGGATACAGTCGCTCTATTCAGAACTTCGAGTTCATCACTACCCTAGTGGCTGTCGAACATGCGTTGTCAGGGCTCGTACACCTGTCGAAACTCCTCCAGAAGAAGACGTGTGATTTTCTGGAGGCAACAGAAGAAGCACGTGTTGTTGTCGCTATGTTAGAg TCTGAACGCAACGATCCAACAGTATTGGACAACCTGTGCGAAAAGGCTGTGTCACTAGCAAGAGACATTGGGGTAGAGCCGTCCATTCCTCGAGGCCCGGGGCGACAGGCAAACAGGCCTAACGCACCAGCGGCAACACCCACAGAATACTGGAAGGTCAACAGGTTCCTTCCTTTCATTGACCACCTAGTCGTTGAGTTAACAACCCGCCTGCTTAAACCGCATGGGAGATTTACTGCACAATATCTTCTGCCGACGAAAGTAGCTtttcattcatccttttttgatgaaataaaatatgtgatatCAATGAAAATACTTGGAAGTGCgtaa
- the LOC128208307 gene encoding aplysianin-A-like: protein MAFKGKHCRHELACIIIFDLLLISVTGFVLDDQTCEDVAIIGAGISGSYAAWRLRDRNLSVSVYEYSNRVGGRFRTIRFPNSPDINVELGAMRFFSSRDAVLHGTDFPANGTFNDYALLHTRTKDGLELYKQSARAAYFTMGISKEMSDFIRDVTGFRFLFGDVSSSNAVPAFNPNDIRTGPRVVQTVKEGMEAVPHTLMDRFLQTSHSHKLYLNRELTEVIRTGATYTLRFKETVTINGITTYAKNLRMVEVCAKRVILSVPQLALSKVTFSGLSISHDLSDSIENAVKDVPAFRIFLAYDTPWWRMTNVTHAETDLPNRQVYDFGTSARSSTSVLAAAYGDMDIVKFWREVQSRGPFMNCLNGNGTCPSEAAVKHVTNFLAEIFQIPLESIPTPVDGAISIWDQFPFGGGWHVWMPGYNWDDVWRDVIQPSPTDHVYFATGSYAPGETDSWSNNALETVERVLKLLSI from the exons atggCGTTTAAAGGAAAGCATTGCCGCCATGAGTTGGCTTGCATCATCATCTTTGACCTCCTGTTGATCTCTGTGACTGGATTTGTCCTGGACG ACCAAACTTGCGAAGATGTTGCCATCATTGGCGCTGGAATCAGTGGGTCTTATGCTGCCTGGCGGCTCCGGGACCGCAATCTCAGCGTCTCCGTGTACGAATATTCAAACAGGGTCGGAGGTCGGTTCCGGACCATTCGGTTTCCGAATTCACCCGATATCAACGTGGAACTAGGTGCCATGAGGTTTTTTTCCAGCAG GGATGCGGTTTTGCACGGGACTGACTTCCCGGCCAACGGAACCTTCAACGATTACGCACTCCTTCACACCCGCACCAAAGATGGACTGGAACTGTATAAACAGAG TGCAAGGGCGGCGTATTTCACGATGGGAATCAGCAAGGAGATGTCCGACTTCATTCGCGATGTGACAGGATTTCGCTTCTTGTTTGGCGACGTCTCCTCCTCAAATGCCGTACCTGCTTTTAATCCTAATGACATTCGAACAGGACCGCGGGTTGTGCAGACCGTCAAAGAGGGTATGGAGGCAGTCCCGCACACTCTTATGGACCGATTTCTCCAAACGAGCCATAG CCACAAACTTTATCTAAATCGTGAATTAACGGAGGTTATACGTACAGGAGCGACTTACACGCTCAGGTTCAAAGAAACAGTGACCATCAACGGTATAACTACATATGCAAAA aatttaagAATGGTGGAAGTTTGCGCGAAAAGAGTAATATTATCTGTGCCTCAATTAGCATTGTCAAAGGTCACATTTTCTGGACTATCAATATCTCATGACTTGAGCGACAGCATAGAAAACGCCGTGAAAGACGTGCCTGCCTTCAGGATATTTCTAGCGTACGACACACCATGGTGGAGGATGACCAACGTCACACACGCGGAAACAGATCTCCCAAACAGACAGGTGTACGACTTCGGAACTTCGGCTCGATCGAGTACGTCTGTATTGGCCGCGGCTTACGGAGATATGGACATTGTGAAATTTTGGCGGGAAGTGCAGTCACGTGGGCCTTTTATGAACTGTTTGAACGGAAATGGTACATGCCCCTCGGAAGCAGCGGTAAAGCACGTTACCAACTTCCTGgcagaaatatttcaaattccaTTGGAAAGTATTCCCACACCGGTAGATGGGGCCATATCTATATGGGATCAGTTTCCCTTCGGTGGTGGTTGGCACGTTTGGATGCCAGGATATAACTGGGATGATGTATGGAGAGATGTTATTCAACCATCACCAACCGACCACGTGTACTTCGCCACCGGATCGTACGCTCCTGGCGAGACTGATAGCTGGTCAAACAACGCCCTGGAAACTGTCGAACGGGTTCTCAAGTTGTTAAGTATTTAA